The following is a genomic window from Fusarium oxysporum Fo47 chromosome IV, complete sequence.
AAGCATCAATCAACTGCGCTCGCGCCAAGAAGTTCCGCATCAAAAAGCTCATCACGACTGAAAACACGTTCAAGTTTGATCCAAACCAGACATGGATAGATACATCGAATCAAGGTTAGTCTGATCAATGTTACTGTTTGCAATTAGTCTCACCTAGTTCAACAGAAAAATCAAACAAAATTTCCTTTGTCGACGAAACAAGCTCCGCCTCTCGCCACTCCCGTACAGTCACCGCTGAATCTCCGTCTTCCGAAGATGGACCTCAATCAGAGAGTTTGGATTTTGCTGCTTCTGTCTTACGGTCTTTATCCAAGGGCAGCCAGGTTTTACCCGAGGAACAAGAAGCGCCTCTGGTGCAAGCACTCTCAGGACAGTCCCAAGATGTTTTTGAGGCATCCCGAACTCATGAAGATGGAGGCTTTAGTGCGCCTCGAGATCTCTCTCAACTATCAATTTCTGTATCCCCAACTGGTAGACCAAGTCTTTCTGCTAGTCACTTCGGATCGCCGTCCCTTCCCGTACTCTCAACGCAATGGCAGCACTCCTCACCGGATCAGGATACAAGAATGTATCTGGATCATGGCGGTACTGGGGAAGGTTCACCATTTGGTTCAGGTACATACAACGACAATCACCTCTACCAAGCAGATACTCTTCCGTCAATCATGGACCTGGAACTCCATAACCCTACCTCTTTGTTGAGTGCAAGCTCATCTCAATCGCTGAGCCTGGAGGAAGCCTGCCTGGTTCGCTGTTTCGTCGAGAAACTCGCAAGAGCTGTAAGAAATTCTATGTTGTTGTCGAGAAGCAGGTTTGACTGACCACTTGTAGTTCGATACCACCGACAGAGACCATCATTATATCTCAGTTCTTCCTCTCCGAGCCATACACAGCCCTCTGCTTCTCAATGCTATATGCACCGCCTCAGCACGCTTCCTCACGCGTGTCTCCTCACTCCAAGATCCGGACAGAATCATTGTATATGCGGGCGTACAGCTTCCGGACCTCAACATGGAATCAGCTATCCACTACCACAACAAGTGCATCTCACATCTGATGGGAGTGTCAGCAGATCCGATCAACTCTTGTAGTGACGATGCTCTGGCTGCCATTACGATCCTGAGATATCATGAGCAAGTTGATAGTACGAGACATCTACCCTTCGCTTGATCAAATCTGACACTACTCTAGCACATTTTACCGGTACCGATAACGAGACTTTCTCCATTGCTGTCCGTGCCGTTTTCCAAGCATCCCAGAACGACGCAGACGGGCTCCTGCACCTAAttcttcaacctcctcgCGGCTCAGATGTCTATGCAacctctctctcttccctcaGGTTCTCGGCATGCCTCATTGCACTTCGCCAAGAAATTTGGTCTGTCCTTATTCATCGCCGTCCATTCCGACTACCAATCCTGCCTGTTGAGAACTATGGCATCTTTGATGATACCTTGGCCGCCGACGATTATGATTGGACTAACCGCGTTCTCATCTGGTGTGCCCACGTTCTCAAATTCTGCTAcccagatgatgatgacgaacAGCCAATCGATAATCGAACTCGATCCCAACAATGGGAAGCTATCAAAGACTTCCAGAGAAACTGGGACGAGAAACGGCCACCTCATTTCGCGCCTCTCTACTACCGGGAACGCAACCCATCAGAAGGTCGATATTTTCCAGAATACTGGATTACCAGTCCATGTCAAATGCTAGCCCTCCAACACATCGAACTAGCACGTATAGTTCTTGCAGTGCACGATACCAAGATCCAACTCGGCATTGGCGGCAGAGCTGCCCATAAAGCACTGGAAGAGCTGATGCGAGAAGCAACAAGACGTGTTTGCGGCTTGGCTATGTCACAGAAGTGGTGCCAAGAGGGAATGGTAACCGCTGCGGTTGGACTGTCCATGTGTGGCGAGTACTTCCAAGACCCGGGAGAACAGGCTGCAATTATGGAGTTGGTAACGTTACTTGAGCGTGATCATGCTTGGCCAACCAGCACTTTGTTGAACAAGCTTTGGGATACTTAATTTCAAGTATCACAAGGAGCGTGAATTGAGTTTCATCTCGTTGTTCTCTTTCGAGATTCACGATGGCTGCCTGATTGGTATGCACGATTGCGTGATACGAATGAGTCATAAGCAGACACGCATTCAGACCTAAGGTTCCGACTTTCAATCAACATACTTAACATCCAGGCCAAGATACATTGAACCAAATCGAAGTCAGGAAGCGTCTTCAATATGTCTTTCAAAGCTGTGGCTTTGCCGAAGTCTTTGTCCGACCCAAATCAATGGGACAAACTCGTGGACCAGTACAAAGAATTCCGACTCCTCTCTCTGCAACTATCCCCAGAGTCTTTCAGCTCAAACTATGCACGCGAAGCGGAGTTTACGAAGGATGTATGGGAAGCCCGCTTGAGTAACCCACTCGCATCTAGTATCATCATCGTGTCCGATCCAAAGCCCGGTTCAGTTGACGACTTCTCGCTGATTCTGAACCAACCATGGCTCGCATCGCTTGTTCTGTATGGCCCACTCGAAGCCAAGACAGCGGCCAAAAAATGGGAAGATCTGCAGAAATTCGAACCCGGAAGCACTTATTTTGGTCCGATTGCggatgagattgagtctGCTTACGTCCTCAACGCGATTTACGTTCCTCCATCTCAGAGGCGCAAGGGCTTGGCGAATAAGCTGATCGAGCATGCCAAGGAACTTACAGTCAGACAAAATGAGGGCAAAAAGGCTATGctggttcttcttgtcaacttcaactctGTCGCGGCTATGAAATGCTACGAGAAGTCGGGATTCGAAGTCGTGCATGATTACTGGTTCGATGATCCTAATACTTCTGGAACGTCTCGAGGTCATGCAGCTGTCATGAGATTGGATGTCGGCGGGAATGATTCCTCAAGCTAGAAGAATTCTTTTCGTGGAGCAGATTGTTCCATTTCCTGAGTAGGATACCTGAATGAAGCTCCAGTTTGGCTATACGAAGTTGAGGAATGCCGAGATAAATTGAATAAAAGATTCGGCGCTATTGAGAATCGCCAAGTGACAATCAATTTTCTAGCCACGTTGGCTTATTCATATATTGATTATCCATCGTTTAGCGATCGTATTCAAATATGCCTCGTGTTGGATTGGCACGCAAGCGGTCAGATTAGCCTTCGGTACCGCCGGATATTGTTCCGCCAACCAGCCACCGATCGTGGCGCTCTCCTCTGCAACGTTGTACCGCGTTTGTGAAAGCGCGGCCTTAATTGGTATTTTTGGATTTTACTACTGCTAAAATACGGCTGTGCCTTGCGTTAAAATGCATCTTTTTTGCGATGCTGAGATAGCTTCAATTGAGCCTTCAGAGGATTGCGGAATTGGCCGTTGAGCTAAGAATGATGATGCTCACTGTTGATGGTCTATTGAACGGGAACAAGCGGGGTTGCAACTTGGAGGGACGGTAGCACGGGTATGATGCCAGGATGACCCCGAGCTATTGATCACTAGACCATGAGGCTGAGAATCACCGCTCAACCCACGAAGTCATCGTGCATTTCCCCTCAGTAGCCTTGCCTCGGTGGAACTTGTGATAACCAACGTCCCATCGCAGCAATTCCCAATCGAATGATTGATGCGCGAGTGAATAATTGGGTTGCATGCATACGTCGTGATATCTTCATCAGGAAGGTCTATGCTGATTAAGGCACGAGAGCTGCTTAAATCAGCATGTGGAAGCGGGGAAACGAGAAAGTCGATATAC
Proteins encoded in this region:
- a CDS encoding and other transporter-domain-containing protein — translated: MSKESLSNSPSHVEETDPTPQAETAIEYDSNGLSGIVRSPYVLGAATLASLGGFSFGYDQGVISIILTMKQFHDQFPETAPGHPRYGFNVGFMTGMLELGAFVGCLFLPYLADRISRKWAMTVATVFFTIGAIIQTAAHNYGTLVAGRAIGGIGVGTLAMGAPLYISEISPPNLRGSLLVLEALSIVIGAIISYWITYGTKDMASEWSFRLPFLLQMPPALLVGLGIHFFPYSPRWLVMRQRDDDSLHALAQLRRVPATDDRVQAEWKGILTEVRFQQEILSQEHPNDSGIILELKQWGDLFRPRCLKRTAVALGIPFFQQFSGINAFVYYAPTFFKALGQDDNMALILSGMVNICQLAAGIPTFLYLDKMGRRKLAIFGGAAMAVPHLIMSGVVGKFDGKWEANPGMGWFGVALIYIYVLCYACSYGPLAWTLPAEVFPSSRRAKGVGAATAMVWLANFIIGVVVPEMIIKIGWGTYLFFGIFCSLASIFSFFLVPETANKSLEQISQLFGDHAVADEEAVYERIRHQVWAGHAHGAEHAEVKQSDKETPCANCKKASINCARAKKFRIKKLITTENTFKFDPNQTWIDTSNQVSPSSTEKSNKISFVDETSSASRHSRTVTAESPSSEDGPQSESLDFAASVLRSLSKGSQVLPEEQEAPLVQALSGQSQDVFEASRTHEDGGFSAPRDLSQLSISVSPTGRPSLSASHFGSPSLPVLSTQWQHSSPDQDTRMYLDHGGTGEGSPFGSGTYNDNHLYQADTLPSIMDLELHNPTSLLSASSSQSLSLEEACLVRCFVEKLARAFDTTDRDHHYISVLPLRAIHSPLLLNAICTASARFLTRVSSLQDPDRIIVYAGVQLPDLNMESAIHYHNKCISHLMGVSADPINSCSDDALAAITILRYHEQVDTHFTGTDNETFSIAVRAVFQASQNDADGLLHLILQPPRGSDVYATSLSSLRFSACLIALRQEIWSVLIHRRPFRLPILPVENYGIFDDTLAADDYDWTNRVLIWCAHVLKFCYPDDDDEQPIDNRTRSQQWEAIKDFQRNWDEKRPPHFAPLYYRERNPSEGRYFPEYWITSPCQMLALQHIELARIVLAVHDTKIQLGIGGRAAHKALEELMREATRRVCGLAMSQKWCQEGMVTAAVGLSMCGEYFQDPGEQAAIMELYHKERELSFISLFSFEIHDGCLIGSVFNMSFKAVALPKSLSDPNQWDKLVDQYKEFRLLSLQLSPESFSSNYAREAEFTKDVWEARLSNPLASSIIIVSDPKPGSVDDFSLILNQPWLASLVLYGPLEAKTAAKKWEDLQKFEPGSTYFGPIADEIESAYVLNAIYVPPSQRRKGLANKLIEHAKELTVRQNEGKKAMLVLLVNFNSVAAMKCYEKSGFEVVHDYWFDDPNTSGTSRGHAAVMRLDVGGNDSSS